The proteins below come from a single Caulobacter flavus genomic window:
- a CDS encoding CaiB/BaiF CoA transferase family protein: MKLEGVRVLDLSFFLPGPMLTLMMADHGADVLKVEPPGEGDPAREIGYRKNGTSVWFRNTSRGKRSIQVDLKSAEGRALLLDLAAEADVVVEAFRPGVIGRLGFDYEAVKARNPGIVYLAISAFGQTGPYRDRPAHDIAVQALAGMVSLSEGFDGKPTPPNMPVADALASLTALSGVLMALLRREKTGLGDYLDVAMYDSLLAWTPNVTGKIFATGEAHVPKDERSWGGNAMYGLYECADGQWICLGGSELKFARNLLAGLERLDLLPYAELQPGPGQEPLRAFLREAFITRSRAEWEAWFDGRDVCFAPVRTLKEAFDDPAMAARGMLSRDAEGNEIVGTPILFNREPAVIDPAPPALGAGPAGWRTR, from the coding sequence GTGAAGCTGGAAGGCGTCCGCGTTCTCGACCTGTCGTTCTTCCTGCCGGGGCCGATGCTGACCCTGATGATGGCCGACCACGGCGCGGACGTGCTGAAGGTCGAGCCGCCCGGCGAGGGCGATCCCGCCCGCGAGATCGGCTACCGCAAGAACGGGACGAGCGTCTGGTTCCGCAACACCAGCCGCGGCAAGCGCAGCATCCAGGTGGATCTGAAGTCCGCCGAGGGCCGCGCGCTGCTCCTCGATCTGGCCGCGGAGGCCGACGTGGTGGTCGAGGCCTTCCGGCCCGGCGTGATCGGCCGCCTGGGCTTCGACTACGAGGCGGTGAAGGCACGCAATCCGGGCATCGTCTATTTGGCGATCTCGGCCTTCGGCCAGACCGGTCCCTATCGCGACCGCCCCGCCCACGACATCGCGGTGCAGGCCCTGGCCGGCATGGTGTCGCTCAGCGAAGGCTTTGACGGCAAGCCCACCCCACCCAACATGCCCGTGGCCGACGCCCTGGCCTCGCTCACTGCCCTGTCGGGCGTGCTGATGGCCCTGCTGCGGCGCGAGAAGACGGGCCTGGGCGACTACCTGGACGTGGCCATGTACGACAGCCTGCTGGCCTGGACGCCCAACGTCACCGGCAAGATCTTCGCCACCGGCGAGGCGCACGTACCGAAAGACGAACGCTCGTGGGGCGGCAACGCCATGTACGGCCTCTACGAATGCGCCGACGGCCAATGGATCTGCCTGGGCGGCTCGGAGCTGAAGTTCGCCCGCAACCTGCTGGCGGGTCTGGAGCGCCTCGATCTGCTGCCCTACGCCGAGCTTCAGCCCGGCCCTGGCCAGGAGCCGCTGCGGGCCTTCCTGCGCGAGGCCTTCATCACCAGGAGCCGGGCCGAATGGGAAGCCTGGTTCGACGGCCGCGACGTCTGCTTCGCCCCCGTCCGCACCCTCAAGGAAGCCTTCGACGATCCTGCCATGGCCGCGCGGGGCATGCTGTCGCGCGACGCCGAGGGCAACGAGATCGTCGGCACGCCTATCCTGTTCAACCGGGAGCCCGCGGTGATCGACCCGGCTCCCCCCGCTCTGGGCGCGGGCCCGGCGGGCTGGCGGACGCGGTAG
- a CDS encoding MmgE/PrpD family protein — protein sequence MTAAAEALVDHALSLRWDALPAAVQADARRLLHDAVAVGAAGAGATYSGAILTAARGWGGEGQGLVLGRPGVRLPPAQAAFVNAFQLHGQEYDSVHEQAVLHPLPTIVPALIAELDRSGPYTGEEVLAAMVAGVDVAIALGVAATTALRFFRPATAGVFGATAALARLKRLPCQTAMDAMGYALAFASGTMQAHTEGKPALPVQVAAAARSALQAIDVAEAGLPGPRDWLEGPFGYLPLFEAGFDLKPVLADLRSRHRIAEVSCKPFPTGRACHGGLVAVRKLATEHGVAPADLASLTYSAPPLIRHLVGRVAKPEMDTAYARLCLPYLAAVMLARGRVDLDDYTPQRLNEPEVLALAARIVVESDGNPDPAAFVPARAIALLKDGREIALDVTSQLGSPDFPMSRDEHLEKARSCLAFVGMEAVHAPLTDLFDRFDTLADAREAFLLASGG from the coding sequence ATGACCGCCGCCGCCGAAGCCCTCGTCGACCACGCCCTATCCCTGCGCTGGGACGCCCTGCCCGCCGCCGTCCAGGCCGACGCCAGACGACTGCTGCACGACGCCGTGGCCGTGGGCGCGGCCGGCGCCGGCGCGACCTATTCCGGCGCCATCCTCACAGCCGCGCGCGGCTGGGGCGGTGAAGGCCAGGGGCTGGTGCTTGGCCGTCCGGGCGTGCGTCTGCCGCCGGCGCAGGCGGCCTTCGTCAACGCCTTCCAGCTGCATGGCCAGGAGTACGACTCCGTACACGAGCAGGCCGTGCTGCATCCGCTGCCGACCATCGTGCCGGCCCTGATCGCCGAGCTTGATCGTTCGGGGCCCTACACAGGCGAAGAGGTGCTGGCGGCCATGGTCGCCGGCGTCGACGTGGCCATCGCGCTGGGGGTCGCTGCAACGACCGCCCTGCGCTTCTTCCGGCCGGCCACGGCGGGGGTGTTCGGCGCGACGGCGGCCCTGGCGCGGCTGAAGCGCCTGCCGTGCCAGACGGCGATGGACGCCATGGGCTACGCCCTGGCCTTCGCCAGCGGCACGATGCAGGCCCACACCGAGGGCAAGCCCGCCCTGCCCGTTCAGGTCGCCGCGGCCGCCCGCTCGGCCCTGCAGGCGATCGACGTGGCGGAGGCCGGCCTGCCGGGGCCGCGCGACTGGCTGGAGGGACCGTTCGGCTACCTACCGCTGTTCGAGGCGGGGTTCGACCTCAAACCGGTGCTGGCGGACCTCAGGAGCCGCCATCGCATCGCCGAGGTCTCCTGCAAGCCCTTCCCGACCGGCCGCGCCTGCCATGGCGGCCTGGTCGCCGTGCGCAAACTGGCGACGGAGCACGGCGTAGCGCCCGCCGATCTTGCGAGCCTGACCTACTCGGCCCCGCCGCTGATCCGTCATCTGGTCGGCCGTGTCGCCAAGCCGGAGATGGACACGGCCTATGCCCGCCTGTGCCTGCCCTATCTGGCCGCCGTGATGCTGGCTCGCGGTCGCGTGGACCTGGACGACTACACGCCCCAGCGGCTGAACGAGCCCGAGGTGCTGGCCCTGGCCGCGCGCATCGTCGTCGAGAGCGACGGCAATCCAGATCCCGCCGCCTTCGTGCCCGCCCGTGCGATCGCCCTCCTGAAGGACGGCCGCGAGATCGCCTTGGACGTCACATCCCAGCTCGGCTCGCCCGACTTCCCGATGAGCCGCGACGAGCATCTGGAAAAGGCCCGCTCGTGCCTGGCCTTCGTCGGCATGGAGGCGGTCCACGCGCCCCTGACCGACCTCTTCGACCGCTTCGACACCCTGGCCGACGCCCGCGAGGCCTTCCTCCTCGCCAGCGGCGGCTGA
- a CDS encoding phenylacetate--CoA ligase family protein yields MSHQTYWQSLDYPAIVADHPIGEAFTRFATTTSRDELRALQNRLFLRCVDRAWKTPFYQRLWGSAGVEPGDIRSLDDLQRLPSFDKSDIMASLEQAPPFGDFAGFEGYPEGRRPPVMLHTTSGTTGSPQVLLFGPKSREVQSLLLARNYQFQGLAPDDVVHSVYGHGMINGGHYVREAVTRWTSAVFLSAGTGVETRSAQQVEIMKRFGATVLVGFGDYLKKLADTAVEMGIEPGRDIPVRLISAHLGREDRAAMEKAWGGAKCFDWYGVGDTGLIAGEGPDRDGLYVHEDAHYLEICDIDTGAAVAPGELGDMVVTCLFKDDLYPLIRFNTHDVTRAIPKPSSIDVVFQRIEGFLGRSDNMVKIRGINIFPQGVGAMLEHAPGFAGEFICRARRDATGRDSFAVTAETTAPTDEWRDIAGFYGEILKRKIGIEVEVELAPKGATAGLTQIDVRQKPIRLIDERY; encoded by the coding sequence ATGTCCCACCAGACCTACTGGCAGTCGCTCGACTACCCCGCCATCGTCGCCGACCACCCGATCGGCGAGGCGTTCACGCGCTTCGCCACGACCACCAGCCGCGATGAGCTGCGAGCGCTGCAGAACCGCCTGTTCCTGCGCTGCGTGGATCGCGCCTGGAAGACGCCCTTCTATCAGCGCCTGTGGGGCTCGGCGGGCGTCGAGCCCGGCGACATCCGTTCGCTGGACGACCTGCAGAGGCTTCCCAGCTTCGACAAGTCCGACATCATGGCCTCGCTGGAACAGGCCCCGCCGTTCGGCGACTTCGCCGGCTTCGAGGGCTATCCCGAAGGCCGGCGACCGCCCGTGATGCTGCACACCACCTCGGGCACCACCGGCTCGCCCCAGGTGCTGCTGTTCGGCCCCAAGAGCCGCGAGGTGCAGAGCCTGCTGCTGGCCCGAAACTACCAGTTCCAGGGCCTGGCTCCGGACGACGTGGTCCATTCGGTCTACGGTCACGGCATGATCAACGGCGGCCACTATGTGCGCGAGGCCGTCACCCGCTGGACCAGCGCCGTCTTCCTGTCGGCCGGCACGGGCGTCGAAACCCGTTCGGCCCAGCAGGTCGAGATCATGAAGCGCTTTGGGGCCACCGTGCTGGTGGGCTTTGGCGACTATCTCAAGAAGCTGGCCGATACCGCCGTCGAGATGGGCATCGAGCCTGGCCGCGACATTCCCGTGCGGCTGATCTCGGCGCACCTGGGCCGCGAGGACCGCGCCGCGATGGAGAAGGCCTGGGGCGGCGCCAAGTGCTTCGACTGGTACGGCGTGGGCGACACCGGCCTGATCGCCGGCGAGGGTCCCGACCGGGACGGCCTCTACGTCCACGAGGACGCCCACTACCTGGAGATCTGCGATATCGACACCGGCGCGGCCGTTGCGCCCGGCGAACTGGGCGACATGGTCGTCACCTGCCTGTTCAAGGACGACCTCTATCCGCTGATCCGCTTCAACACCCACGACGTGACGCGGGCGATCCCCAAGCCCTCGTCGATCGACGTCGTGTTCCAGCGGATCGAGGGCTTCCTCGGGCGCTCGGACAACATGGTCAAGATCCGCGGGATCAACATCTTCCCGCAGGGAGTCGGCGCGATGCTTGAGCACGCGCCGGGCTTCGCCGGCGAGTTCATCTGCCGCGCGCGCCGCGACGCCACGGGCCGCGACAGCTTCGCCGTCACCGCCGAGACCACGGCGCCGACTGACGAATGGCGAGATATCGCGGGCTTCTACGGCGAGATCCTAAAGCGCAAGATCGGCATCGAGGTCGAGGTCGAACTGGCCCCCAAGGGCGCGACGGCGGGCCTGACCCAGATCGACGTGCGCCAGAAGCCGATCCGCCTGATCGACGAGCGCTACTGA
- a CDS encoding amidase, with the protein MTGFSDPIVAAGVAGLPALYASGVSPVDVTEAYLARIERLDPAINAVVELDAAGARAEARASARRWAEGKARSPIDGAPIAVKANIGVEGLVHSAGIKAYARNVAPVDAACVARLRAAGAAILGTLNMHEAALGATNDNAFLGRCTNPHRAGFTPGGSSGGSAAAVAAGLCAAALGTDTMGSVRLPSSYCGVVGYKPALGAISTEGVTALSWTLDHVGVHARSAEDAALVARACGVGEVAAAENRPLAVLDLDGLVTLEPAVAEGFARTLDDLTSAGWRLERLRIEDLDLGALRRAGLLISEVEGGIEHRRALALDPEGFTPELRSLLAWGARQTPARLAEAYRLLTETRRKILVTTAPYAGILTPTTPQQAFAFDGAIPASQADLTALGNVLGAPTYALPSGEANGLPLSLHLIGRAEGATQALAARLSQALPSATVPEAFR; encoded by the coding sequence GTGACAGGCTTCTCCGACCCAATCGTCGCCGCTGGCGTCGCGGGCCTGCCGGCGCTCTACGCAAGCGGCGTCAGCCCAGTCGACGTGACCGAGGCCTATCTGGCGCGGATCGAACGGCTCGATCCCGCGATCAACGCCGTGGTCGAGCTCGATGCGGCCGGCGCCCGTGCGGAGGCGCGGGCCAGCGCCCGGCGCTGGGCGGAGGGAAAGGCGCGTTCGCCGATCGACGGCGCGCCGATCGCCGTAAAGGCCAACATCGGCGTCGAGGGACTGGTCCACAGCGCCGGGATCAAGGCCTACGCCCGCAACGTCGCGCCGGTCGACGCGGCCTGCGTGGCGCGGCTGCGCGCCGCCGGCGCGGCGATCCTCGGCACGCTGAACATGCACGAGGCCGCGCTGGGCGCGACCAACGACAACGCTTTCCTGGGCCGCTGCACCAACCCGCACCGCGCCGGGTTCACGCCCGGCGGCTCTTCGGGCGGCTCGGCGGCGGCCGTGGCGGCCGGGCTGTGCGCCGCGGCGCTGGGCACCGACACCATGGGCAGCGTGCGGCTGCCGTCGTCCTATTGCGGCGTGGTCGGCTACAAGCCCGCGCTGGGCGCGATCTCGACGGAGGGCGTCACGGCCCTGTCCTGGACGCTCGACCATGTGGGCGTGCACGCCCGATCGGCCGAGGACGCGGCGCTGGTGGCGCGCGCCTGCGGCGTCGGAGAGGTCGCTGCGGCCGAGAATCGGCCGCTGGCGGTTCTCGACCTCGACGGTCTTGTGACGCTGGAACCGGCGGTGGCCGAGGGCTTCGCGCGGACGCTGGACGATCTGACCAGCGCCGGCTGGCGACTGGAACGGCTGCGGATCGAGGATCTGGACCTCGGCGCCCTGCGGCGCGCGGGTCTGCTTATCAGCGAAGTCGAGGGCGGGATCGAGCACCGTCGCGCCCTCGCGCTGGATCCGGAAGGCTTCACCCCGGAACTTCGCTCGCTGCTGGCTTGGGGCGCGCGCCAGACCCCGGCCAGGCTCGCAGAGGCCTATCGGCTGCTGACTGAGACGAGGCGTAAAATTCTAGTCACGACAGCACCATACGCCGGGATCCTGACCCCGACGACGCCGCAGCAGGCCTTCGCCTTCGACGGAGCCATCCCAGCCAGCCAGGCCGACCTGACGGCCTTGGGCAACGTGCTGGGCGCGCCGACCTATGCCCTGCCCAGCGGCGAAGCGAATGGCCTGCCCCTGTCGCTGCACCTGATCGGCAGGGCCGAAGGCGCTACCCAGGCCCTGGCCGCGCGCCTGTCGCAGGCCCTGCCGTCCGCCACCGTTCCGGAGGCTTTCCGATGA
- a CDS encoding enoyl-CoA hydratase/isomerase family protein: protein MTAYADGALTLSVDGEVATLAFDRPAKRNAITLAMWRALPEACVAFTASDAKVLVVTGRGGHFAAGADIGEFEAVYATPQSAADYNAAIAAGIGAIAGLEKPVIAAIEGACVGGGLAVALACDLRIAAPNARLAITPAKLGLTYSLEDTKRLVDAVGASAARDILFTGRLLGADEALRLALVDAVEADIQTAVATKAAEIAAASQRSVRAIKATIRAILSGAVEDDAATRAAFVASVTSPDFIEGRSAFLEKRKAVFPER from the coding sequence ATGACCGCCTACGCCGACGGCGCCCTGACCCTGTCGGTCGACGGCGAGGTCGCGACCCTGGCCTTCGACCGGCCGGCCAAGCGTAACGCCATCACACTGGCCATGTGGCGCGCCCTGCCCGAGGCCTGCGTGGCCTTCACCGCTTCCGACGCCAAGGTGCTGGTCGTGACGGGACGCGGCGGACACTTTGCCGCCGGCGCCGACATCGGCGAGTTCGAGGCGGTCTATGCGACGCCGCAAAGCGCCGCCGACTACAATGCCGCCATCGCGGCCGGGATCGGCGCGATCGCGGGGCTGGAGAAGCCTGTCATCGCGGCCATCGAAGGCGCCTGCGTCGGCGGCGGCCTGGCCGTCGCCCTGGCCTGCGACCTGCGGATCGCCGCGCCGAACGCGCGCCTGGCGATCACGCCGGCCAAGCTCGGCCTCACCTACAGCCTCGAAGACACCAAGCGCCTGGTGGACGCCGTCGGCGCTTCGGCGGCCCGGGACATCCTGTTCACGGGGAGACTGCTAGGCGCTGACGAAGCGCTGCGGCTGGCTCTCGTCGACGCGGTAGAAGCTGACATCCAGACCGCCGTCGCGACCAAGGCGGCCGAGATAGCGGCGGCCTCGCAGCGCTCGGTGCGGGCGATCAAGGCGACGATCCGGGCGATCCTGTCCGGGGCGGTCGAGGACGACGCCGCGACACGAGCAGCCTTCGTGGCGTCGGTCACGTCGCCGGACTTCATCGAGGGGCGCTCGGCGTTCCTGGAGAAGCGGAAAGCCGTATTTCCCGAGCGGTAA
- a CDS encoding acyl-CoA dehydrogenase, with protein sequence MPLDAARTIPAFDWRDPLALDARLTEDERLIRDAARAYAQEQLLPRVVAAYADGRFDREIMKEMGELGLLGATLPEEYGGAAVSHVAYGLIAAEIEAVDSGYRSAMSVQSSLVMYPIYAFGSEEQKRKWLPGMARGELIGCFGLTEADGGSDPGSMRTVARKVDGGYVLNGAKMWITNSPIADVAVVWAKLDGEIRGFLVERGAEGFSTPKIDDKLSLRASITGEIVLQDVLVADDAILPGVKGLRGPFSCLNKARYGIAWGAMGAARFCLETSAAYVADRVVFGRPLAARQLIQKKLADMQTEIALGFEGALALGRRLDAGDWVPEAISLMKRNNCGKALIIAREARDIHGGAGISGASHVMRHAANLETVNTYEGAADVHALILGRAITGLAAF encoded by the coding sequence ATGCCCCTCGACGCCGCCCGCACCATCCCCGCCTTCGACTGGCGCGACCCGCTCGCCCTCGACGCCCGCCTGACCGAGGACGAGCGCCTGATCCGCGACGCCGCCCGCGCCTACGCCCAGGAGCAACTGCTGCCCCGGGTGGTGGCGGCCTATGCCGACGGCCGCTTCGACCGCGAGATCATGAAGGAGATGGGCGAGCTTGGCCTGCTGGGCGCGACCCTGCCGGAGGAATACGGCGGCGCGGCCGTCAGCCACGTGGCCTACGGCCTGATCGCCGCCGAGATCGAGGCTGTCGACAGCGGTTATCGCTCGGCCATGAGCGTGCAGTCCTCGCTGGTCATGTACCCGATCTACGCCTTCGGCTCGGAAGAGCAGAAGCGCAAGTGGCTGCCGGGCATGGCTCGCGGCGAGCTGATCGGCTGCTTCGGCCTCACCGAGGCCGACGGCGGCTCGGATCCAGGCTCGATGCGCACCGTGGCCCGCAAGGTCGACGGCGGCTACGTGCTCAACGGCGCCAAGATGTGGATCACCAACAGCCCGATCGCCGACGTGGCGGTGGTCTGGGCCAAGCTCGACGGCGAGATCCGGGGCTTCCTGGTGGAGCGCGGGGCCGAAGGCTTCTCGACCCCCAAGATCGACGACAAGCTCAGCCTGCGCGCTTCGATCACCGGCGAGATCGTGCTGCAGGACGTGCTGGTTGCCGACGACGCCATCCTGCCGGGCGTGAAGGGCCTGCGCGGGCCGTTCTCGTGCCTCAACAAGGCCCGTTACGGCATCGCCTGGGGCGCGATGGGCGCGGCGCGCTTCTGCCTGGAGACCAGCGCGGCCTATGTCGCCGACCGCGTGGTGTTCGGCCGTCCTCTGGCCGCGCGTCAGCTGATCCAGAAGAAGCTGGCAGACATGCAGACCGAGATCGCCCTAGGCTTCGAGGGGGCGCTGGCCCTGGGCCGCCGCCTCGACGCCGGCGACTGGGTCCCGGAAGCCATCAGCCTGATGAAGCGCAACAACTGCGGCAAGGCCCTGATCATCGCCCGCGAGGCCCGCGACATCCACGGCGGGGCCGGCATCTCCGGCGCGAGCCACGTGATGCGCCACGCCGCCAACCTCGAGACGGTCAACACCTACGAGGGCGCGGCGGACGTGCACGCCCTGATCCTGGGCCGGGCGATCACTGGCCTGGCGGCGTTCTAG
- a CDS encoding aconitase/3-isopropylmalate dehydratase large subunit family protein produces the protein MVGQSGGRTLVEKVIAKAAGLPSVRAGDLVTAKVDLAFAHDSSGPRRWRPLLEELGVGLWDPSKVAIVSDHYVPAVDAESAAILKSTRDFARDYGVGAFFDMVGICHLVLPEHGLIRPGAFIAGGDSHTPTAGAFGAYAAGYGATDMAAIAATGETWLAVPETIRVEWTGSFAPGVTAKDVMLFLCRELGMDNAFKAVEFAGPLVEAMPMAERMVLANMAAELGAETGVVAPDAVTFAYLAARGAPVTDEAGALALHSDGDASYAAVHRFDASVLAPQIASPHSPANTRDAAEFGEVRIDQAYIGACVGAKIEDLRMAADVLKGRRVAPGVRLLVAPGSARTAELAAREGVMETLLAAGAVLMPSGCGACAGMGAGILAEGETCISSTNRNFQGRMGHAGANVYLGSPYAVAAAATAGRIVDPRPYLTGAA, from the coding sequence TTGGTTGGCCAATCAGGCGGAAGGACTCTCGTCGAGAAGGTGATCGCCAAGGCCGCGGGCCTGCCGAGCGTGCGCGCCGGCGACCTAGTCACGGCCAAGGTGGATCTGGCCTTCGCGCACGACAGCAGCGGCCCGCGCCGCTGGCGTCCGCTGCTGGAAGAGCTGGGCGTGGGCCTGTGGGATCCGTCCAAGGTGGCCATCGTCTCGGACCACTACGTGCCGGCCGTCGACGCGGAATCGGCGGCGATCCTGAAGTCCACCCGCGACTTCGCCCGCGACTATGGCGTCGGCGCCTTCTTCGACATGGTCGGCATCTGCCACCTCGTGCTGCCCGAGCACGGCCTGATCCGTCCGGGCGCCTTCATCGCGGGCGGCGACAGCCATACGCCGACGGCCGGCGCCTTCGGGGCCTATGCGGCCGGCTACGGCGCCACAGACATGGCCGCCATCGCCGCCACCGGCGAAACTTGGCTCGCCGTGCCCGAAACTATCCGCGTCGAGTGGACCGGAAGCTTCGCGCCCGGCGTCACGGCCAAGGACGTCATGCTGTTCCTGTGCAGGGAACTGGGCATGGACAACGCCTTCAAGGCCGTGGAATTCGCCGGCCCGCTCGTGGAGGCCATGCCGATGGCCGAGCGCATGGTGCTGGCCAACATGGCCGCCGAACTGGGCGCCGAGACCGGGGTCGTGGCCCCCGACGCCGTGACCTTCGCCTATCTGGCCGCACGCGGCGCGCCCGTGACCGACGAGGCCGGAGCGCTGGCCCTGCATTCCGACGGCGACGCGTCCTATGCCGCCGTTCACCGCTTCGACGCCTCGGTCCTGGCCCCGCAGATCGCCTCCCCGCATTCACCGGCCAACACCCGCGACGCCGCCGAGTTCGGCGAGGTCCGCATCGACCAGGCCTATATCGGCGCCTGCGTCGGGGCCAAGATCGAGGATCTGCGGATGGCCGCCGACGTGCTGAAAGGCCGTCGCGTGGCGCCCGGCGTGCGGCTGCTGGTGGCCCCTGGCTCGGCCCGCACGGCGGAACTGGCCGCTCGCGAAGGCGTCATGGAGACCCTGCTGGCCGCCGGGGCTGTGCTGATGCCGTCGGGCTGCGGCGCCTGCGCTGGCATGGGCGCTGGGATCCTGGCCGAGGGCGAGACCTGCATCTCGTCGACCAACCGCAACTTCCAGGGTCGCATGGGCCACGCGGGGGCCAACGTTTATCTCGGCTCGCCCTACGCTGTGGCCGCCGCCGCGACGGCCGGCCGCATCGTCGATCCCCGCCCCTATCTGACGGGAGCCGCCTGA
- a CDS encoding 3-isopropylmalate dehydratase, whose translation MPRAFVFGDAVDTDLLAPGNLMKLPPAELAQHCLRAIAPDFASTVQPGDVVFAGANFGLGSSREQAAVSLRLLGVSAVLATSFARIFYRNAINLGLPAFVFPQVGEVSDGDRISLDPVAGRLENITTGKVYALTPIPPHLMAMIEDGGLIPHLKRRLKGAAA comes from the coding sequence ATGCCCCGCGCCTTCGTCTTCGGCGACGCTGTCGACACCGACCTGCTGGCCCCAGGCAACCTGATGAAGCTGCCGCCAGCGGAGCTGGCGCAGCACTGCCTGCGGGCCATCGCGCCGGACTTCGCATCTACCGTTCAGCCCGGCGACGTTGTGTTCGCCGGCGCCAATTTCGGCCTCGGCTCGTCGCGCGAGCAGGCGGCCGTCTCCCTACGCCTTTTGGGCGTCTCGGCGGTGCTGGCGACTTCGTTCGCCCGCATCTTCTACCGAAACGCCATCAACCTCGGCTTGCCGGCCTTCGTGTTTCCCCAGGTCGGCGAGGTGAGCGACGGCGATCGGATCTCTTTGGATCCGGTCGCCGGACGTCTCGAAAACATCACCACGGGCAAGGTCTACGCCCTGACGCCGATCCCGCCGCACCTGATGGCGATGATCGAGGACGGCGGCCTGATCCCGCACCTGAAACGCCGACTGAAGGGAGCCGCCGCATGA
- a CDS encoding isocitrate lyase/PEP mutase family protein — MSLRARLAQDTPLLAPGAYDALSALLVEQAGFEAIYLSGASIAYTQLGRPDIGLVSFDQVADVVGRVSERVRLPLIVDGDTGFGNAVNVQRTVRIFERMGASAIQLEDQTFPKKCGHLADKSLVPTAEMAGKIRAALDARASEETLIIARTDAIGVEGFEAALDRAHAYVEAGADVLFVEAPRSIGEMSAIAHAFAGRAPLLANMVEGGKTPLLDVNELGRIGFKLVISPGALVRALVPAAEAFLASLKANGATRPFAERMIDMGGVNDRIGLADMARTGAAYAAG; from the coding sequence ATGAGCCTGCGCGCCCGCCTCGCCCAAGACACGCCCCTGCTGGCCCCCGGGGCCTACGACGCCCTTTCGGCCCTACTGGTCGAGCAGGCCGGCTTCGAGGCGATCTACCTTTCGGGCGCCTCGATCGCCTACACCCAGCTGGGCCGGCCCGACATCGGCCTCGTCTCGTTCGATCAGGTCGCCGACGTCGTGGGCCGCGTGTCCGAGCGTGTTCGCCTGCCGCTCATCGTCGATGGCGACACGGGCTTCGGCAACGCCGTCAACGTCCAGCGCACGGTGCGGATCTTCGAGCGCATGGGCGCCTCGGCGATCCAGCTAGAGGACCAGACCTTCCCCAAGAAGTGCGGCCACCTGGCCGACAAGAGCCTGGTCCCGACCGCCGAGATGGCCGGCAAGATCCGCGCGGCCCTGGACGCCCGGGCCAGCGAAGAGACCCTGATCATCGCCCGAACGGACGCCATCGGCGTCGAAGGCTTCGAGGCCGCGCTCGACCGCGCGCACGCCTATGTCGAGGCCGGGGCCGACGTGCTGTTCGTCGAGGCCCCGCGCTCCATCGGCGAGATGAGCGCCATCGCCCACGCTTTCGCCGGCCGCGCGCCGCTGCTGGCCAACATGGTAGAGGGCGGCAAGACCCCTCTGCTGGACGTCAATGAACTGGGCCGCATCGGCTTCAAGCTGGTGATCTCGCCCGGCGCCCTGGTGCGGGCCCTGGTGCCGGCGGCCGAGGCCTTCCTCGCCAGCCTGAAGGCCAACGGCGCGACCCGTCCGTTCGCAGAGCGGATGATCGACATGGGCGGCGTGAACGACCGCATCGGCCTTGCTGATATGGCCAGGACCGGCGCGGCCTACGCCGCCGGCTGA
- a CDS encoding polysaccharide deacetylase family protein, with protein sequence MQADPNLYDHWPYRDRPKIVWPGGKKLAFWIAPNIEYYEFDPPKNPQRPGWPKPSPDVVGYSQRDWGNRVGHWRLMELLDKYGMRGSISLSVGLLDHHPEIIEACVARDWEFFSHGIYNTRFSYGMDEAQERAVIEDSIRSVEAATGQRIRGYLAPALTHTEKTFDLLAENDFWYTCDLFQDDQPQPVKTKTGKLISMPYSLEVNDVITYGALSMSPWRYADVLKRHFDQLLEEGDKSGTVMCIPLHAYLVSQPHRIRPFEDALRHIAGHDEVWITTAREIAQHYRDNYFDQTVADIAARGLATPGTGFDHAAA encoded by the coding sequence ATGCAGGCCGATCCCAACCTCTACGACCACTGGCCCTATCGCGACCGGCCCAAGATCGTCTGGCCAGGCGGCAAGAAGCTGGCCTTCTGGATCGCGCCCAACATCGAATATTACGAGTTCGATCCGCCCAAGAACCCGCAACGTCCCGGCTGGCCCAAGCCTTCGCCGGACGTGGTGGGCTATTCTCAGCGCGACTGGGGCAACCGGGTCGGACACTGGCGGCTGATGGAGCTGCTCGACAAGTACGGCATGCGCGGCTCGATCTCGCTGTCCGTCGGCCTGCTCGACCACCATCCGGAGATCATCGAGGCCTGCGTGGCGCGGGACTGGGAGTTCTTCAGCCACGGCATCTACAACACCCGCTTCTCCTACGGCATGGACGAGGCCCAGGAGCGGGCCGTGATCGAGGACTCCATCCGTTCGGTCGAGGCCGCCACCGGCCAGCGCATCCGCGGCTATCTGGCGCCGGCCCTGACCCACACCGAGAAGACCTTCGACCTGCTGGCCGAAAACGACTTCTGGTACACCTGCGACCTCTTCCAGGACGACCAGCCCCAGCCGGTGAAGACCAAAACCGGCAAGCTGATCTCGATGCCCTATTCGCTGGAGGTCAACGACGTCATCACCTACGGCGCGCTGTCGATGAGCCCCTGGCGCTACGCCGACGTGCTCAAGCGTCACTTCGACCAGTTGCTGGAAGAAGGCGACAAGTCGGGCACGGTGATGTGCATCCCGCTGCACGCCTATCTGGTCAGCCAGCCGCACCGCATCCGGCCCTTCGAAGACGCCCTGCGCCACATCGCCGGCCACGACGAGGTGTGGATCACGACGGCCCGCGAGATCGCTCAGCACTATCGCGACAACTACTTCGACCAGACCGTGGCCGACATCGCCGCGCGCGGCCTGGCGACGCCGGGAACGGGGTTTGACCATGCCGCTGCCTGA